A stretch of Calditrichota bacterium DNA encodes these proteins:
- a CDS encoding HPr family phosphocarrier protein — MIEETLKITNKHGLHARPAAHLVKIAGKFSSDVKIFKDGLEVNAKSIMGVMMLAAEPGSEVLLHIDGDDEQDAFVEIKDLFDKKFHEE; from the coding sequence ATGATAGAAGAAACATTAAAAATAACAAATAAACACGGATTGCATGCGCGACCTGCAGCTCATTTAGTTAAAATTGCCGGGAAGTTTTCATCAGACGTGAAAATATTCAAAGATGGGCTTGAAGTGAATGCAAAAAGCATTATGGGTGTAATGATGCTTGCTGCTGAACCAGGTAGTGAAGTTTTACTGCATATTGATGGGGATGATGAACAAGATGCTTTTGTAGAAATAAAAGATTTATTTGATAAAAAATTCCATGAAGAATAA
- a CDS encoding bifunctional phosphoglucose/phosphomannose isomerase, producing MFSHDKSGFKDLLLDFNKQIDQAEKIAKSAQINIKSSEIHNILYFGMGGSAISGDLLNDILIKDLNVPLKVVRGYISPKFCSKNTLVIVSSYSGNTEETVSAAKMASDSGAQFLAVTSGGIIADLAKQNNWNILNLPTGYPPRQALGFTFFSLYHVLGQTGLAENYEPDLNNLKRFVRDEIIKHDTLKHDGHVLAQELAKTIHHKIPVIYSSSPFLKTVSKRWQNQLHENSKSLAFSNVIPEMNHNEIVGWEMESDLKKSVIAVFLENETVHPRIKERIELSKTIIKESGAEVVDVYASGDSILEKAFSLIVLGDWVSYYLAMFNKKDPHTIKNIDYLKNELAKTL from the coding sequence ATGTTTTCGCATGATAAATCGGGATTTAAAGATTTACTTTTAGATTTTAATAAACAGATTGACCAAGCTGAAAAGATTGCAAAATCAGCTCAAATAAACATTAAGAGTTCTGAGATTCATAATATTTTGTATTTTGGAATGGGTGGCTCTGCAATTTCGGGTGACTTGTTAAATGATATATTAATTAAAGATTTGAATGTCCCGCTTAAAGTCGTCCGTGGATATATTTCTCCAAAATTTTGCTCTAAAAATACACTTGTTATTGTTTCAAGTTATTCCGGAAATACTGAAGAAACAGTAAGCGCAGCAAAAATGGCCTCAGATAGCGGTGCTCAATTTTTAGCCGTTACATCAGGTGGAATTATTGCTGATTTGGCCAAGCAAAACAATTGGAATATTTTAAACTTACCCACCGGGTATCCGCCAAGACAAGCATTAGGTTTCACATTTTTCTCACTTTATCATGTTTTGGGCCAGACTGGCTTAGCTGAGAATTATGAACCTGATTTAAATAATTTAAAAAGGTTTGTACGTGATGAAATTATCAAACATGATACACTAAAACATGATGGTCATGTACTCGCACAAGAACTGGCCAAAACCATTCATCACAAAATTCCTGTAATCTATTCTTCATCCCCATTTTTGAAAACAGTTTCTAAACGTTGGCAAAATCAACTCCACGAAAACTCTAAATCGTTGGCTTTCAGTAATGTAATCCCTGAAATGAATCATAACGAAATTGTTGGTTGGGAAATGGAAAGTGATCTGAAAAAATCGGTTATTGCAGTATTTCTGGAAAATGAAACAGTTCACCCAAGAATAAAAGAACGAATAGAGCTTTCCAAAACAATCATTAAAGAAAGCGGCGCGGAAGTTGTTGATGTCTATGCAAGTGGTGACAGCATTTTAGAAAAAGCATTTTCACTAATCGTTTTAGGTGATTGGGTTAGCTATTACCTTGCTATGTTTAATAAAAAAGATCCACACACAATTAAGAATATTGACTATTTAAAAAATGAGCTCGCTAAAACCTTGTAG
- the ptsP gene encoding phosphoenolpyruvate--protein phosphotransferase, with translation MKNKESTKQIIIRGLATAPGIAVGPAYIFKPFAINMAELDTVAASAKAECEHFKEARSKVLDQLNFASKQSFESYGDEFSEIFNSQIAFLNDTLLLEEIRTKIYESNQSAAYAVTTVLSQKSNHFINLENRYFRERAFDIIDLKQKLILALFGIKIDYQLTTPSIIISENLSPTDTVNFNRNLILGFLTDQGGQTSHSAILARGLKIPSVVNGKNLSKVIRNGDEIILDGFKGTIIINPESETRGKYLELKEKHNQQQAILVADNTKKAITKDNVEISLLANIELPHEVTEVSEFNAQGVGLYRTEALFMENNSTPSEDEQFKAYKKIVKSLGSDLFVIRTIDLGGDKLIEGLTTKSELNPFLGWRAIRFCLDNPQIFKPQLRAILRASAYGNIRILLPMVSSISEILQVKELINEARHELQTSGYKISPNVDLGVMIETPSAAIMASTVGKYVDFLSIGSNDLTQYTLAVDRTNSKVAHSYSSFDPAVIRLMQMATIAGIENNIPVSICGEFASVPSAVPVLLGMGLRSLSVTPHFIPRIKKIIRSVHINSCIKLYDKIQTLHLASEIEEVCNDFIQTNVPELSFSKEDI, from the coding sequence ATGAAGAATAAAGAGAGCACAAAACAAATAATTATTCGGGGCCTTGCTACTGCCCCCGGAATTGCCGTTGGTCCTGCCTATATTTTTAAACCATTTGCAATAAACATGGCCGAGTTGGATACTGTTGCGGCTTCTGCCAAAGCTGAGTGTGAACATTTTAAAGAAGCCAGGTCTAAAGTATTAGATCAGCTTAACTTTGCCTCAAAACAAAGCTTCGAGTCTTATGGCGATGAATTCTCAGAAATATTTAACAGCCAAATAGCATTTTTAAATGACACATTATTGCTGGAAGAAATACGTACCAAGATTTATGAATCAAATCAATCTGCAGCATATGCTGTAACCACAGTACTTTCTCAAAAAAGCAACCATTTTATCAATCTGGAAAACAGGTATTTCCGAGAGCGTGCTTTTGATATTATTGACCTAAAACAAAAACTTATCCTTGCTCTTTTTGGAATTAAAATTGACTACCAACTCACAACACCTTCAATAATAATATCAGAAAACCTTTCCCCGACAGACACGGTAAATTTTAACCGAAACCTAATTTTAGGATTTCTAACCGATCAGGGAGGGCAAACATCTCACTCTGCCATTCTTGCCCGTGGACTAAAAATCCCATCTGTAGTAAATGGAAAAAATCTATCTAAAGTTATCCGCAATGGCGATGAAATTATTCTTGATGGTTTTAAAGGAACAATTATCATTAACCCGGAAAGCGAAACACGTGGTAAATATCTGGAGCTAAAGGAAAAACATAATCAACAGCAAGCCATTCTCGTTGCAGATAATACAAAAAAGGCAATAACTAAAGACAATGTTGAAATTAGTTTATTAGCTAATATTGAATTGCCTCATGAAGTAACCGAAGTTTCTGAGTTTAATGCGCAAGGCGTAGGGCTTTATAGGACAGAAGCTTTGTTTATGGAAAACAACAGCACCCCATCTGAAGATGAACAGTTTAAAGCTTATAAAAAAATTGTAAAAAGCCTGGGAAGTGATCTTTTTGTAATCCGTACAATTGACCTTGGTGGTGATAAACTAATCGAGGGGTTGACAACCAAATCAGAACTTAATCCTTTTTTAGGTTGGCGTGCCATTCGCTTCTGTCTTGACAATCCGCAGATATTTAAACCACAATTAAGGGCAATATTAAGAGCTTCTGCTTATGGAAACATTCGAATTCTGTTGCCAATGGTCAGTTCAATTAGTGAAATTTTACAAGTAAAAGAATTAATCAATGAAGCACGCCATGAACTGCAAACGTCCGGTTATAAAATCTCACCCAATGTAGATTTGGGAGTAATGATCGAAACACCTTCAGCAGCTATTATGGCATCAACAGTTGGTAAGTATGTTGATTTTCTTAGTATTGGCAGCAATGATCTTACCCAATATACTTTGGCGGTTGACAGAACCAATTCCAAAGTAGCCCATAGTTACAGTTCATTTGATCCAGCCGTAATACGATTAATGCAAATGGCAACAATAGCGGGTATCGAAAATAATATCCCGGTTTCAATTTGTGGAGAGTTTGCCAGTGTTCCATCCGCAGTGCCTGTTTTACTGGGTATGGGTTTACGCAGCCTTAGTGTTACACCTCATTTTATTCCACGAATAAAAAAAATTATTCGCTCGGTTCATATTAATTCTTGTATTAAATTATACGATAAAATTCAAACATTACACCTTGCATCAGAAATTGAAGAGGTTTGTAATGATTTCATCCAGACAAACGTTCCGGAATTATCTTTTTCAAAGGAGGATATTTAA